One region of Triticum aestivum cultivar Chinese Spring chromosome 6B, IWGSC CS RefSeq v2.1, whole genome shotgun sequence genomic DNA includes:
- the LOC123136522 gene encoding uncharacterized protein, with translation MSAVVCGKRSSIFADELIPSSPPSPPHHHPSKRARCSPARAFDDAAAAHRREALLHHLRSLFPHMDPQLLERALEASGDDLDFAIRSLNDLRLESAEAIFSAAVGEPENGLSTALKLTAEGNGQLDAISGNPPATDNCQTNHHSSEWVELFVREMMSASDINDARARASRALEVIEKSIMERTGAEAVQNLHKENTMLKEQLAIALRENAVLKRGVAIQHERQKEFDDKTQEVHNLKQLILQYQEQLKTLEINNYALRMHLQQAQQNSSMPGRFHPDVC, from the exons ATGTCTGCCGTAGTGTGCGGCAAGAGGTCCTCCATCTTCGCCGACGAGCTCATCCCTTCCTCTCCGCCTTCCCCTCCCCACCACCACCCTTCCAAGCGGGCCCGCTGCTCCCCGGCCCGCGCCTTCGACGACGCCGCCGCGGCCCACCGGCGGGAGGCGCTGCTCCACCACCTTCGCTCCCTCTTCCCTCACATGGATCCCCAG TTGCTTGAAAGAGCTCTTGAAGCATCTGGAGATGATTTGGATTTTGCAATAAGGAGTTTGAATGACCTGCGCCTGGAGTCAGCTGAGGCTATCTTTTCAGCTGCTGTTGGTGAACCTGAGAATGGCCTGTCAACAGCCCTTAAGTTAACGGCTGAAG GTAATGGCCAATTGGATGCTATTAGTGGAAATCCACCTGCGACAGATAATTGTCAGACAAATCACCATAGCTCTGAATGGGTTGAGCTATTTGTTAGAGAGATGATGAGCGCCTCTGACATAAATGATGCACGGGCTCGTGCATCAAGAGCTTTGGAGGTTATTGAAAAGTCCATCATGGAGCGGACAGGAGCCGAGGCAGTGCAAAACTTGCACAAG GAAAATACGATGCTAAAGGAGCAATTAGCAATAGCTCTTCGAGAGAATGCTGTTCTGAAGCGGGGGGTTGCAATCCAACATGAGCGCCAAAAAGAGTTTGATGATAAGACACAGGAGGTTCACAACCTAAAGCAATTGATTTTGCAGTATCAGGAACAACTAAAGACTCTCGAG ATCAATAATTATGCACTTAGGATGCATCTACAGCAGGCTCAGCAGAACAGTTCAATGCCCGGGCGTTTCCACCCTGATGTTTGCTGA